In Cryptomeria japonica chromosome 10, Sugi_1.0, whole genome shotgun sequence, a genomic segment contains:
- the LOC131031536 gene encoding phospholipase A1-Igamma1, chloroplastic — MMNLRIKPGLIASQNTRNLWEVPSLNMRIKYNKQRQRQRNGASPPSATQVLTSGEKESTEKSGSADHHHPHPQVKDISAKRKSARKLSDVWREVQGSNNWEGLLEPMDHLLRSELIKYGELAQACYDAFDFDPFSKYCGSCKYNRRTMLQELGLSLTGYEITKYLYATSNINLPNFFKKSRAGEKLWSNHANWMGFVAVAEDEQEIKRLGRRDIVISWRGTVTRLEWVADLMDFLKPAGFHSNHPDPRVKVESGFLSLYTASEKDCRFAKSSAQDQIHAEVGRIIEKYKGEQLSITITGHSLGSALAMLSAYDIAEMGINQENGNEKIPITVFSFAGPRVGNSDFKERLERLGVKILRVVNAHDVVPKVPGIVFNEYFQFVTEWIERLPWSYSHVGVELQLDHTKSPFLRPTSDPSCFHNLEAHLHLLDGYHSHQERFHLASGRDPALVNKAADFLEDHLNIPPCWRQDPNKGMVRNSEGRWVQRQRSPSCFL; from the coding sequence ATGATGAATTTGAGGATTAAACCTGGATTAATTGCGAGCCAGAATACCAGAAATTTGTGGGAGGTGCCTTCTCTGAACATGAGAATCAAGTATAACAAACAAAGACAGAGACAAAGAAATGGAGCATCACCCCCAAGTGCAACACAGGTGCTGACCTCTGGGGAGAAGGAATCCACTGAAAAGAGCGGGAGCGCTGACCACCATCATCCCCACCCACAGGTCAAGGACATAAGCGCGAAGAGAAAGAGCGCAAGGAAGCTGAGCGATGTCTGGAGAGAGGTCCAGGGTTCGAACAACTGGGAGGGCCTATTGGAGCCAATGGACCATCTCCTCCGCAGCGAGCTCATAAAATACGGAGAGCTTGCCCAGGCCTGCTACGACGCCTTTGACTTCGACCCCTTCTCCAAATACTGTGGCAGCTGCAAGTACAATCGCAGAACCATGCTCCAAGAGCTCGGCCTTTCCCTCACCGGATACGAAATCACAAAGTATCTCTACGCAACCTCCAATATCAATCTCCCCAATTTCTTCAAAAAGTCCCGGGCGGGGGAGAAATTGTGGAGCAATCATGCCAACTGGATGGGCTTCGTGGCCGTGGCGGAGGACGAACAAGAAATAAAGAGACTTGGGCGGCGCGATATAGTCATCTCTTGGAGAGGCACCGTGACCCGTCTGGAGTGGGTAGCAGATCTCATGGATTTCCTCAAACCCGCGGGTTTCCATTCCAACCATCCTGATCCCCGTGTCAAAGTGGAGTCGGGGTTTCTGAGCCTGTACACCGCCAGCGAGAAAGATTGCCGCTTCGCCAAATCCAGTGCCCAGGACCAAATTCACGCGGAGGTTGGAAGAATAATCGAAAAGTACAAGGGAGAACAGTTGAGCATAACGATCACGGGCCACAGCCTGGGCAGCGCACTCGCGATGCTGAGCGCTTACGACATTGCAGAGATGGGAATCAATCAGGAGAATGGAAATGAGAAGATTCCCATCACTGTCTTCTCTTTCGCAGGCCCGCGGGTGGGAAATTCCGACTTCAAGGAGCGCCTGGAGCGGCTGGGGGTGAAAATCCTGAGAGTGGTAAATGCCCACGACGTAGTTCCAAAAGTTCCTGGAATTGTCTTCAATGAATATTTTCAATTCGTGACAGAATGGATCGAGAGGCTGCCGTGGAGTTACTCCCACGTAGGAGTGGAGCTGCAGCTGGATCACACCAAATCTCCTTTCCTCCGACCCACAAGCGACCCATCCTGCTTCCACAACTTAGAAGCGCATCTCCATCTCTTGGACGGATACCATAGTCACCAAGAGCGGTTTCACCTTGCCAGTGGACGGGATCCTGCTCTTGTGAACAAAGCAGCCGACTTCTTAGAAGATCACTTGAATATTCCTCCGTGCTGGAGGCAAGACCCCAACAAGGGCATGGTCAGAAACTCCGAAGGTCGATGGGTCCAGCGACAAAGGTCCCCGTCTTGCTTTCTCTAA